One segment of Triticum aestivum cultivar Chinese Spring chromosome 2A, IWGSC CS RefSeq v2.1, whole genome shotgun sequence DNA contains the following:
- the LOC123185058 gene encoding uncharacterized protein codes for MERGDAATGSGSRSGAGTSIQVTALDGIVNVNSLFTLAAFLGLAWRPSSDGPGLADGADHLGACAAGDRIESDLVSFHVLAFACFLFSSLVALCLKQIVRTFPHYRRASSAAAGAAVSWTVKINRAALRVGILACAVGSVCGCGFLTMALVNVVQVKLGRLGCGAGGSAAWGAVIPLVTLVPSAMLIYIGIVFYAFTR; via the coding sequence ATGGAGCGCGGCGATGCTGCCACCGGCAGCGGCAGCCGCAGCGGTGCGGGAACGAGCATCCAGGTCACGGCTCTGGACGGCATCGTGAACGTGAACTCTCTCTTCACCCTCGCCGCGTTCCTCGGCTTGGCGTGGCGCCCCTCCTCCGACGGGCCAGGCCTCGCCGACGGCGCCGACCACCTGGGCGCCTGCGCCGCGGGGGACCGCATCGAGTCTGACCTCGTCTCCTTTCACGTCCTCGCCTTCGCTTGTTTCCTCTTCTCCAGCCTCGTCGCGCTCTGCCTCAAGCAGATCGTCCGCACCTTCCCCCACTACCGCcgtgcctcctccgccgccgccggagccgccgtcagCTGGACGGTGAAGATCAACCGGGCAGCGCTCCGGGTCGGGATCTTGGCGTGCGCGGTGGGATCCGTGTGCGGATGCGGGTTCCTGACGATGGCCCTCGTCAACGTGGTGCAGGTGAAGCTCGGCCGGCTCGGCTGCGGCGCCGGCGGCTCCGCGGCATGGGGCGCCGTCATCCCGCTCGTCACGCTCGTGCCTTCCGCCATGCTGATCTACATTGGCATCGTCTTCTACGCCTTCACCCGCTAG